A DNA window from Enterobacter asburiae contains the following coding sequences:
- a CDS encoding ABC transporter permease, translating to MFHRLWTLIRKELQSLLREPQTRAILVLPVLIQVLLFPFAATLEVTNATIAIYNEDNGKHSVELTQRFARAKAFTHILLLKSPQEIQPTIDTQKALLLVRFPADFSRNLDTFQTAPMQLILDGRNSNSAQIAANYLQQVVKDYQQELMKGKPKPNNSELVVRNWYNPNLDYKWFVVPSLIAMITTIGVMIVTSLSVAREREQGTLDQLLVSPLATWQIFVGKAVPALIVATFQATIVLGVGIWAYQIPFAGSLALFYFTMVIYGLSLVGFGLLISALCSTQQQAFIGVFVFMMPAILLSGYVSPVENMPVWLQDLTWVNPIRHFTDITKQIYLKDASLDIVWGSLWPLLVIAATTGSVAYAMFRRNIA from the coding sequence ATGTTTCACCGATTATGGACGTTGATACGCAAAGAGCTGCAATCCCTGCTGCGCGAGCCGCAAACCCGCGCCATTCTGGTCTTGCCGGTGCTGATCCAGGTTTTACTGTTCCCGTTTGCCGCCACCCTTGAGGTGACCAACGCCACCATTGCCATTTACAACGAAGATAACGGCAAACATTCCGTCGAGCTGACGCAGCGTTTTGCCCGTGCAAAAGCCTTTACCCACATCCTGCTGCTGAAAAGCCCGCAGGAGATCCAGCCCACCATCGACACGCAAAAAGCGCTGCTGCTGGTGCGGTTCCCGGCGGATTTCTCCCGCAATCTGGATACCTTCCAGACCGCGCCGATGCAGCTGATCCTCGACGGGCGTAACTCCAACAGCGCCCAGATAGCCGCCAACTACCTGCAGCAGGTGGTGAAGGATTACCAGCAGGAGCTGATGAAGGGCAAACCGAAGCCCAACAACAGCGAGCTGGTGGTGCGTAACTGGTACAACCCGAACCTGGACTACAAGTGGTTCGTGGTGCCGTCGCTAATCGCCATGATCACCACTATCGGGGTGATGATCGTGACTTCCCTTTCCGTCGCCCGCGAGCGCGAACAGGGCACGCTGGACCAGCTACTGGTCTCCCCGCTCGCCACCTGGCAAATTTTCGTCGGCAAAGCGGTCCCGGCGCTGATCGTCGCGACGTTTCAGGCCACCATCGTGCTGGGGGTGGGAATTTGGGCCTACCAGATCCCGTTCGCCGGTTCGCTGGCGCTGTTTTACTTCACGATGGTCATTTACGGGCTGTCGCTGGTGGGGTTTGGACTGCTGATCTCGGCGCTCTGCTCGACGCAGCAGCAGGCGTTTATTGGGGTGTTCGTCTTTATGATGCCCGCGATTTTGCTCTCGGGGTATGTTTCACCCGTCGAGAACATGCCGGTGTGGCTACAGGACCTGACGTGGGTAAACCCGATTCGGCACTTTACGGACATCACCAAGCAAATCTATCTGAAGGATGCGAGTCTGGATATTGTCTGGGGAAGTTTGTGGCCGCTACTGGTCATAGCGGCCACGACGGGCTCAGTGGCGTACGCGATGTTTAGACGCAACATTGCGTAG
- a CDS encoding YbhQ family protein — translation MKWQQRVRVATGLSCWQIMLHLLVVAVLVMGWMSGTLVRVGLGLCVLYGVTVLSMLFLQRHHEARWREVGDVLEELTTTWYFGAAMIVLWLLSRVLQNNLLLALAGLAILAGPAVVSLLTKEKKLRNVASKHRVRH, via the coding sequence ATGAAGTGGCAACAACGTGTTCGTGTCGCAACTGGCCTGAGTTGCTGGCAGATAATGTTGCATTTACTGGTCGTGGCCGTACTGGTGATGGGCTGGATGAGCGGCACGCTGGTGCGTGTTGGCCTGGGGCTATGCGTCCTTTATGGCGTCACCGTGCTGTCGATGCTGTTCTTACAGCGCCACCATGAAGCGCGCTGGCGCGAGGTGGGTGATGTGCTTGAAGAGCTCACCACCACCTGGTATTTTGGCGCGGCGATGATTGTGCTTTGGCTGCTCTCGCGCGTGCTGCAAAACAACCTGCTGCTTGCCCTGGCGGGTCTGGCTATCCTCGCAGGGCCTGCGGTGGTCTCGCTGCTGACCAAAGAGAAAAAGCTACGCAATGTTGCGTCTAAACATCGCGTACGCCACTGA
- a CDS encoding endonuclease/exonuclease/phosphatase family protein has product MTQKMQHFSLKVLTINIHKGFTAFNRRFILPELRDAVRTVSADIVCLQEVMGAHEVHPLHFENWPDTPHYEFLADTMWSDYAYGRNAVYPEGHHGNAVLSRYPIEHYENRDVSVGESEKRGLLYCRITPPDLERPVHVGCVHLGLREAHRQAQLKMLAEWANALPEGEPVVVAGDFNDWRQRANHPLKVDAGLEEIFTRANGRPARTFPVRFPLLRLDRIYVKNAHASSPTALALLNWRHLSDHAPLSAEIHL; this is encoded by the coding sequence ATGACTCAAAAAATGCAGCATTTCTCGCTTAAGGTGCTGACGATAAACATTCATAAGGGCTTCACAGCATTTAACCGCCGCTTCATTTTACCGGAGCTGCGCGACGCGGTACGCACCGTCAGCGCGGATATTGTCTGCCTGCAGGAGGTGATGGGCGCACACGAAGTGCATCCGCTCCACTTTGAGAACTGGCCCGACACGCCGCACTATGAATTTCTGGCCGACACCATGTGGAGTGACTACGCCTATGGCCGCAACGCGGTCTATCCGGAAGGGCATCACGGAAACGCGGTGCTGTCCCGCTACCCCATTGAACATTACGAAAACCGCGACGTTTCCGTCGGGGAAAGCGAAAAACGCGGCCTGCTTTACTGCCGCATTACGCCGCCAGACCTCGAGCGACCTGTCCATGTCGGCTGTGTTCACCTGGGCCTTCGCGAAGCCCATCGTCAGGCGCAGCTGAAAATGCTGGCCGAATGGGCCAACGCGCTTCCCGAAGGCGAACCTGTGGTGGTAGCGGGCGATTTCAACGACTGGCGACAGCGGGCAAACCATCCGTTGAAAGTAGATGCCGGGCTGGAAGAGATTTTTACTCGCGCCAACGGCAGGCCTGCTCGCACTTTCCCGGTCCGTTTCCCGCTGCTTCGGCTTGACCGCATCTACGTGAAAAATGCCCACGCCAGCAGCCCGACCGCCCTGGCGCTCCTTAACTGGCGACATCTTTCCGACCATGCCCCGCTCAGCGCGGAGATCCACCTATGA